A window of Candidatus Tanganyikabacteria bacterium genomic DNA:
TCGAGCGTGAAGATATTGAGAATGGTCGGGCCTGGCATCGAGCGCGAGTACTCGTCGAACGTCATCTGCTCGACCGACACCACCTCGATTTGCACCAGCATCCGCAACTGGCCGGACAGCGCGGTCGAGAGGATGCGCGAGAAGCCCTCGTGGATCATCGAGAGCGTGCGGATGTGGTCCTTGGAGAATTTGTTCTGGCGCTTGAAGTCGTAGGCCCGGACCGCCTTCCGCGTGGCCGGGCCCTCGTCGTCGTGGCTCGACGGCAGGCGCTCGGGAGCCAGTTCGCCCTTGGCCAGGGCGGCCATCAGGGCGTCGATTTCGGACTGGCTTAGGATGTCTGACATGGCGTTTCGGCCGGCACGGAGGCCGGCGCTACTGGATCACGAAATCTCCGAAGAACACGTCGAGGGTTTCCGGGATGCGTTCGTCCTGCTGGTGCAGGACGTTGAGCGCGACCTTGATTTCGGCCTTCACGCGCTCCTGGTCGAACAGGGTGGTGGTGGTCTGCCGGCGCAGCGTGCGGATGATGGCGTCGCGGTAGACCGGTTCCCAGGGCTTCATGCGCCCCATGATCGCCTTGCCGGGATCGGCCGCCTTCCCGTGGCCGCCGCCATGCCCGCCGCCCTCGTCCTTCTTCTCGGCATGGGCCGCGGGATCGCGGGCGACCTTGACGGTCACGGTGGTCTTCAAGAAGCGCCGGGTAGGATCGGCCAGGTTGACGATGAACGGATCGCCCACGGTCCACAGGTCGCCTTCCGGAACGCCGTGGTGCTCGGGCTTGGGGGTCTCGTGGATGACGCGCTGTTCCACGATGATCTGCTTGGGCAGGGCGAAGCGGATGGCGGCGAACGAACTCACGGCCGAGATGATCGCCACGGCGACCGCGCCGCCGACCATCCGGGGCGAGATCAGGGACGTGCCGCCGCCGCCGGCTGGCGCCTTCTTAGTGGCCATGATCGGACGCTCCTTGTTGGGGTTCGGAGCCCAGCGTGCCCGGTTGCGCCGGCTCCTGCTTGGCGGAGGTGGCCTCGCGGAGGATGACGATGTCTACGCGGCGGTTCTTGGCGCGGCTGTCAGGCGAGGCGTTGGGCACGCGTGGGTAGTGTTCCCCGTACCCGGCCGCCGCTAAACGGCTGGGTGGCAGGCCTTTGCGCTCTTGCAGGTACCGGAGCACGTTGGTGGCCCGGGCGGTGGAAAGCTCCCAGTTGCTGGGAAAGCGACCGGTCTTGATGGGGAGATCGTCCGTGTGCCCCTCGATGTGGATCCGGTTGGGCATGTTCCGCACGGAATTTGCAATCTGGTCGAGCGCGCGTTGCATGTTCGGATTGAGATCGGCGGTGCCGCCGCCAAACAGGGCGGTGTCGGCGATCGAGATGACCAGCCCCCGCTTCTCCTCGTGGACGTCGAACGAGGCGGTCGCCTTGAGCTGCTTGGCCACATCCTCGACCGCCTTCTCGACCTGGCGGTAAGCGGCCTCCTCTTCGGAGTGCATCGGGGCGATCGGCGGCATCACCAGCTTCGAGCCGGGCGGCAGCACGGAATCCGCCGCGCCACCCGCGCTGGGGATGACGTTGAACGCGTTCGACATCGCGTCCGCCATCTTCTTGTACTTGGTGGTGTCTATCTGTGACATCGCGAACAGCACGATGAAATAGATGAGCAGCAGCGTAATGAGGTCGGCATAGGTCAGCAGCCAGCGCTCGGAGCTGGAATGCCCGCCGCTCGCATGTCCGCCGCGCCGCCTGCCCATCAGTCGTCCCGCTTGGCTATCTGCCGCCGCAAGGTGGGAGACAGGTAGCTCTTGAGCTTCTCCTCGACGATCTGGGGGTTGTCCCCTGCTTGTATCGACAGGACGCCGGCCAGCATGAGTTCCCGGACCAGGATTTCTTCCTCGCTCTTGCGCTTGAGCTTGCTGGCGATCGGCAGCCACAGCAGGTTGGCCGTCCAGACGCCGTACAGGGTGGCGACGAAGGCCAGGGCGATCGACGGGCCCAGGGTGCTCGGATCGTCCAGGTTCGAGAGCACCGAGATCAGGCCCATGACCGTGCCGAGGATGCCCATCGTGGGCGCGTAGCCGCCCATCGCCTCGAAGATGCCGAACGACGCGGCGTGCCGGCTGGCGATGAAGGACAGTTCGGTCTCGAGCATCTCGCGCACCGTATTGAGGTCGATGCCGTCCGAGACCATCTGCATGCCCTTTTGCAGGAACTCGTCGCCCGCGTCCGCCACGTCGGCCTCCAGGGCCAGCAACCCCTCCTTGCGGGCCTTCTCGGCGTAGCGCACCAGTTGCGGGATGAGCGTGTGCGGCTCGAGCGAATTCTTCTTGAAGGACATGGCCATCAGGTTGGGAATGTTCAGGCAATCCCGCATCGGGAACGCGGTGACGGCCGCGCCGAAGGTGCCGCCGAACACGATCATGGCCGCCGTGGCCTGCATCAGCGCGCCGATGGTGCCGCCTTCCATCGTGAAGGCGATGAGCATCGAGGCCCAGCCCAGGATCAGGCCAATGGGTGTCGAGATTTCCAGCTACGTATCTCCTTGTCCCGCGCTCGCCTGCTGCAGGAACGGCGCCTGGCAGGCCTGCTTGTAGGCGAGGACGCGGCGTACCACCTCGTCGACCGACTCGCGCACGACGTACTTGCGCTCGCTGGTGAGCGTCACGACCGTGTCGGGCGTGGCCTCGATGGTCTCGATGAGTTCGGCGTTGACGACGAACTCGGTGTGGTTGAGGCGCGTGACGCTAATCATCGGGTCTTGCCGCGCTCCCGGTTGGCCTTCGCGACGAACACCAGGACCTCGGCCACCACGGGATAGAGCTCGGCGGGAATGGTCTCCCCGAGATCGAGCTTGCTGAGGGCCTCCACTAGCTGCGCATCCTCCTGGATCGGGATTCCATGTTGTTTTGCCGCCGCGATGATGGCCTCGGCCATCTTGCCACGCCCGGTCGCGACGACGACGGGCGCGGCGTCCCGATCTTCATCATAACGCAGGGCGACGGCCTGCTTCTGTGATGATTGGCCATCCTCAGGTAGATCGGCAACCATCGCTCGCCCTACAGCCGCAGATCGAAGCGCCCCGGGGGCGCCTCCTTGGCCTGCGCCTCCTTGGCCGTGCCGACCTCGAGGTGGGACACGCCTATCCCCGCCTTGCCGAGGTTGGCTTGAAGCTCGCCCAGGCGGTCGGCCAGGAACTCCCGGGTGTCGCCGTCGCCGACGGTCATCCTTCCGCCCACCTGGCCCTTGGAATACATCAGGTCCACCGTGATCGGCCCCAGGTGGTCCATGTCGAGCCGCAGCAGCACGCGGGCCTGGCCGGCGGGATCCTTGGCGTTGCCCTGCCATTTCTGCACGGTCACGTCGCCGGTCTGGTTGCCGAAGACCAGGGGCAGGCAGACCTCGACGGGGTTGCTCCGGGCGGCGCCGGCGCTGTCGGCGAGTTGCTGGAACTTGAGCTCCTTGGCCAGTTCCTTGGCCTGCGGGTCGGCCTCCTTGTCGAGGATGTTCGAGAAGTTGCCGGCCAGGCGATCGGCCAGATCGCCGGGCTGGCCCTTTAGGAACGCCAGGATCTCGGCCTCCAGGGGGTTGAGGCCCCTGGCCAGCCTGGCGAGGGCCTCGGCGAGGGCCTTGCTGTCCGGGCCGGCGTTGCGCGTGGGGCCGGCATTGTCAGTGGGGCCGGCCTTGTCAGTGGGGCCGGCCTTGCCAGTGGGGCCGGCCTTGCCAGTGGGGCCGGCCTTGTCAGTGGGGCCGGCCTTGTCAGTGGGGCCGGCCTTGCCAGTGGGGCCGGCCTTGCCAGTGGGGCCGGCCTCCGTGCCGGCCTCGGCGCCAAGATCCAACCCCGCAAGCGCGGCAAAGAGGTCGGGCGCCGCCTTCTCGAGCGCCTTCAGCCGGTCGGCGATGCGCTTGCCCGCGGTGGCCGGATCGCCCGGCCGGCCGGCCACCAGCTGGATGGCCGCCGGTGTGGCCGGCAGGTTGCGGGCGAGCAGGAAAGTGGCCGCCGCCCGTTCCTCGGGCGTCTTGAGCGTGGCCATGAGCTTGGCCAGATCGCGCACCTGGCCCGGCTCCACCGAGCCGGTCTCCTTGAGCAGGGCCTTGGCGGCCTCGATGGTGGCCTTGTCGGTGGGCAGGCCCATCTTCTCGGCGAGATCCGCCACGTGGGCGTCGCCGAGCAGCGACTCCTTGCCCTGCAGGGCCATGACCTTGAGCTGGATCTGGCCATTCGGGCCCTTGGCGACCTTGAGCGACAGCTCGTCGCCCGGCGAGAGCGCCACGCTGGTCTGCACCTCGACCGTCTGGCCGGCCACGCTGACCTTGGCCATCCGGCCCTGGGTGGACAGGACCTTGGCCGTGAGCATGTCGCCGGCCTGCAGCTGCCGCTGCGCGGCCTCGGGGCCGTCCTGGGGCTGGCCGGCGGATGACGAGACGCGGGAGACGTCCATGAGCTATTAGTACCCTTCGGCGGCGTGGGGCGGCATGCGCAGGCGAGCGAGTTTCGACCTCGCGAGCGCGAAATACGCCGCGACGTCCGGCCGTTGCCCAACGGGAAGGGAGGTTCCCCCCATGGCATCCAGGCTTCCGATCTACGTCCTGCTCGACTGCTCCGAATCGATGGCCGGCCCGGCGATCGAGGCCGTCAACGCCGGAGTCCGCGCTCTGCTCGCGGCCTTGCGCAGCGACCCGGTCGTGGTCGAAATGGCGGCGCTCAGCTTCATCACCTTCGATGCCCAGGCGCGCCAGGTGGTGCCGCTCAGCGACGTCCTCGCCATCCGGCCGCCCATCCTGAGCGTGCTGCCCGGCACGGCGCTGGGAGCCGCCCTGCGCCTGCTGGCACGGTGCCTGCGGACGGAGGTCGTCCGCACCACCGCCGGAACCAAGGGCGACTATCGCCCTCTGGTCTTCCTCATCACCGACGGCCAGCCTACCGACGACTGGGAAGCCGGCCTCGCGCAACTTCGGAGCGACGGCCTACCCCGGATCGCAAACATCTACGCCATCGCTTGCGGGCAGGACGTCGATCTCGGGGTACTACACGAGATCACCGACATCGTGCTCGAGACCAGGGACCTCACGGCCGACGCTATCCGGCGCTGCTTCGTGCTGCTATCGGCCTCCATCCAGTCCGCGAGCGCCGCCGTCGATGCGGGCGCCGCACCGAGCCTGCCGACTCTGGACGGCATCGCGCTGGCGCCGCGCTTGGCCCGCTCCATCGATCCGGCGCGCCAGATCTTCATCCGGGCTCTCTGCGGCCGCGGTGGCCAGCCCTACCTGATGCGGTACGCCCGAAAGCGGGGTCAAGACTACGAGGCCATCGCCGCCCACCCGGTGGGCTGGTGGGACGCCGGCGCCGCCGGAGAGTTGCCCCCGGTCGACGTCAGACGCCTCGACGGCACGCCGCCGTGCCCGCACTGCGCAAACCAGGGCGCAGCCGTCTGTCCATGCGGTGCCGTGTTCTGCGTTGATCCGCTGAGCCGCCGCGACTACCGCTGCCCCGCATGCGAGCTCGAACTCGTGCCGAGCGGCGAGCCGGCGGACCTCGCGCTGCGCCAGTCGGCCGGCTAGCGGTCGCGGGCGACCAGCTCTGGCGCGCGACCAGCGCTGGCAAGAACGCAGCGCCTGCGCGCCACGACTCTTTCGACCTC
This region includes:
- a CDS encoding flagellar basal body-associated FliL family protein encodes the protein MATKKAPAGGGGTSLISPRMVGGAVAVAIISAVSSFAAIRFALPKQIIVEQRVIHETPKPEHHGVPEGDLWTVGDPFIVNLADPTRRFLKTTVTVKVARDPAAHAEKKDEGGGHGGGHGKAADPGKAIMGRMKPWEPVYRDAIIRTLRRQTTTTLFDQERVKAEIKVALNVLHQQDERIPETLDVFFGDFVIQ
- a CDS encoding OmpA family protein, which codes for MGRRRGGHASGGHSSSERWLLTYADLITLLLIYFIVLFAMSQIDTTKYKKMADAMSNAFNVIPSAGGAADSVLPPGSKLVMPPIAPMHSEEEAAYRQVEKAVEDVAKQLKATASFDVHEEKRGLVISIADTALFGGGTADLNPNMQRALDQIANSVRNMPNRIHIEGHTDDLPIKTGRFPSNWELSTARATNVLRYLQERKGLPPSRLAAAGYGEHYPRVPNASPDSRAKNRRVDIVILREATSAKQEPAQPGTLGSEPQQGASDHGH
- a CDS encoding flagellar motor protein, which produces MEISTPIGLILGWASMLIAFTMEGGTIGALMQATAAMIVFGGTFGAAVTAFPMRDCLNIPNLMAMSFKKNSLEPHTLIPQLVRYAEKARKEGLLALEADVADAGDEFLQKGMQMVSDGIDLNTVREMLETELSFIASRHAASFGIFEAMGGYAPTMGILGTVMGLISVLSNLDDPSTLGPSIALAFVATLYGVWTANLLWLPIASKLKRKSEEEILVRELMLAGVLSIQAGDNPQIVEEKLKSYLSPTLRRQIAKRDD
- a CDS encoding flagellar FlbD family protein codes for the protein MISVTRLNHTEFVVNAELIETIEATPDTVVTLTSERKYVVRESVDEVVRRVLAYKQACQAPFLQQASAGQGDT
- a CDS encoding EscU/YscU/HrcU family type III secretion system export apparatus switch protein codes for the protein MVADLPEDGQSSQKQAVALRYDEDRDAAPVVVATGRGKMAEAIIAAAKQHGIPIQEDAQLVEALSKLDLGETIPAELYPVVAEVLVFVAKANRERGKTR
- a CDS encoding flagellar hook-length control protein FliK; the encoded protein is MDVSRVSSSAGQPQDGPEAAQRQLQAGDMLTAKVLSTQGRMAKVSVAGQTVEVQTSVALSPGDELSLKVAKGPNGQIQLKVMALQGKESLLGDAHVADLAEKMGLPTDKATIEAAKALLKETGSVEPGQVRDLAKLMATLKTPEERAAATFLLARNLPATPAAIQLVAGRPGDPATAGKRIADRLKALEKAAPDLFAALAGLDLGAEAGTEAGPTGKAGPTGKAGPTDKAGPTDKAGPTGKAGPTGKAGPTDKAGPTDNAGPTRNAGPDSKALAEALARLARGLNPLEAEILAFLKGQPGDLADRLAGNFSNILDKEADPQAKELAKELKFQQLADSAGAARSNPVEVCLPLVFGNQTGDVTVQKWQGNAKDPAGQARVLLRLDMDHLGPITVDLMYSKGQVGGRMTVGDGDTREFLADRLGELQANLGKAGIGVSHLEVGTAKEAQAKEAPPGRFDLRL
- a CDS encoding VWA domain-containing protein; protein product: MASRLPIYVLLDCSESMAGPAIEAVNAGVRALLAALRSDPVVVEMAALSFITFDAQARQVVPLSDVLAIRPPILSVLPGTALGAALRLLARCLRTEVVRTTAGTKGDYRPLVFLITDGQPTDDWEAGLAQLRSDGLPRIANIYAIACGQDVDLGVLHEITDIVLETRDLTADAIRRCFVLLSASIQSASAAVDAGAAPSLPTLDGIALAPRLARSIDPARQIFIRALCGRGGQPYLMRYARKRGQDYEAIAAHPVGWWDAGAAGELPPVDVRRLDGTPPCPHCANQGAAVCPCGAVFCVDPLSRRDYRCPACELELVPSGEPADLALRQSAG